In the Phenylobacterium soli genome, CGGGCCTACATCGAAGACCATCACCGGCGTCCCCCCTGGGAGCGGCTGCTGCGCTGGTTGATCCCGGCGGTGATGACCAACCCGCATCGGTTGAAAGCCGCGCTGGCCCTCGGCCGTTCGGTCCAGCACCTGGAGCCCTGGTTCCACCGCCTGCGCCTGGGTCCGATCGCCGCCCTGCTGCGGCTCGTTCCGTCGCCGATGAAGCCGCCCCGCGGCCCGGGGACCTATCCCGCCGTCGAGGCGCGGCGCGGGCGGGTGATCCTGCTGCAGGGCTGCGTCGAGCCGGCCATGGCGCCGCAGGTCCGGGAGGCCGCCGTCCGCCTGCTGGCGCGGGCGGGCTACGACGTCGTGCTGGCCGCCGGCGAGGGCTGTTGCGGGGCCCTGTCGGAGCACCTCGGCCGCACCGAAGAGGCGCGCGGCATGGCCCGCAAGAACGTGCTCGCCTGGGGCCATGTGGCGCCCGACGCCATCGTCACCACCGCGGCCGGCTGCGGCACGACGCTGAAGGCCTACGGCCACCTGCTCGGTGAGGCCGGCGCGCCGGTGGCGGCCAAGGCCCGCGACATCCTGGAGTTCCTGGCCGAGGTCGGCCTGCCGCCGCTCGCCGACCGGCCGCGCCTCAGCGTCGCCTATCACGCGCCCTGTTCGCTGCAGCACGGCCAGAAGGTGACGACGGCGCCGGCGCGGCTGCTCGCGGAGGCCGGCTTCGACGTGCGCGCGGTCCCGGAGGGGCACCTCTGCTGCGGCTCGGCCGGGGTCTACAACATCCTGCAACCGGAGTTCGCCAACCAGCTTCGCGACCGCAAGGCGGCCAACATCGTGCGGACCGGCGCGCTGGTCGTGGCCGCCGGCAATGTCGGCTGCATAGCCCAGATCGCGCCCGCGGTGCAGGCGCCGGTGGTCCATCCGGTGGAGTTGCTGGACTGGGCGACGGGCGGCCCCAGGCCGGCGTCGCTCGATCAGGTGGTGGCCGGCGCGGCCCGCACCTGATCTCGCGCGCTCAGGGTGGCCTCAGGTCGGGCTCAGTAGGCCGCGCAGGCGTCCGCCAGGCCCTTGTCGGCCGGGATCGGGGCTTCCGCCGCGCCCGCGCCGCCGGGCGGTCGACGCGAACTCACGAAATGGCCGAAGCCGGGCGGGAACCGCCGGCCTTTGGGGCCCATCGGGTGCTTGGAGAGGGACCGGAGGCGCTCGAGCAGATCCTCGAGACTTTCGCTCGATCCCGTGAGGTCGGGTTTCAGCTGCCGGTACGTCATGGGACGGCGTTATGCCATTTTCCGCGACACAACGCCACAGTTAACAGGCTCGTAACTTTCTGACTTGGCCACACGTTTCGGTGATTCGTTTGACCGACGCGACGGCGCCCTCCTACGGTCCCCCACTCAAATTGAGAGGGGAAACACCATGAAGCTCCATCAGTCCGTCGGCCCGAACCCGCGCGTCGTGAAGATGTTCATCGCCGAGAAGGGCGTGGACGTGCCGCGCGTCGAGGTGGACCTCATGGGCGGCGAGAACCGCCAGGACCCCTACAAGGGCAAGAACCCGGCCGGCCAGACGCCCTGCCTGGAGCTCGACAACGGCGCCTATCTCTCCGAGATCACCGCCATCTGCGAGTACCTCGAGGAGAAGCACCCGACCCCTGCGCTGATCGGCTCCACCCCGGAAGAGCGGGCGCAGACCCGCATGTGGACCCGTCGGGTGGACCTGAAGATCTGCGAGCCCATGGCCAACGGCTTCCGCTTCGCCGAGGGCCTGCCGCTGTTCAAGGACCGCATGCTGACCGTGCCGGAGGCCTCCCCCGGCCTGAAGGCCATGGCCAAGGACGGCGAGCAGTGGCTGGAGAGCCAGTTCAAGGGGCCCTGGATCTGCGGCGATCGCTTCAGCCTCGCCGACATCCTGCTGTTCGGCTTCATCGACTTCGGCTTCCAGGTGGGCCAGCCGCTGGACCCCGGCTTCGCCAAGCTGACCGACTGGTACAACCGCGTGAAGGCGCGCCCGAGCGCGGCCGCCAGCGCCTGATCCCCGGCTGACGTCGGCGGGCGGGCTTCCGGGATACGGCTCCCGGGTCTAGGGGTTTTCCGAACCCATGCAGACGCCCGCCTCCGACACCGACGCGCAGGCCTCGCCGGCGACGCCCGACGGCCTGCCGATCCCGCGCCGCTACTGGTCCATGGCCACCATCTGGCTGGCCATGGCCATGTCGGTGCTGGACGGGGCCATCGCCAACGTGGCCCTGCCGACTATCGCGCGCGAGCTGAACGCCAGCGCCGCCTCTTCGATATGGATCGTCAACGCCTATCAGCTGGCGATCACCGTCACCCTGCTGCCGCTGGCCGCGCTGGGCGACAAGCTGGGCTACCGGCGCGTCTACATGGCGGGCCTGGCGGTCTTCACGGCCGGCTCACTCGGCTGCGCCCTCTCGCACACCCTGACCGAGCTCACCGCCGCGCGCGTGCTGCAGGGCCTGGGCGCGGGCGGCATCATGAGCATCAACGCCGCCCTGGTGCGCTTCACCTATCCCAAGCGCCTGCTCGGCCGGGGCATCGGCCTCAACGCCCTCGTCATCTCGATCTCCGCCGCCATCGGCCCGACGGTCGCTTCGGCGATCCTGTCGGTGGCCTCCTGGGAGTGGCTGTTCGCGATCAACGTCCCGATCGGCGCGGTGGCCATCGCCATCGCCTCGCGCGCCCTGCCGCGGACCGTCGGCTCGGGCAAGCGGATGGACTTCGTCGCCGCCGGCCTCAACGCCGTGGCCTTCGGCTTCCTGATCCTCGGCGCGGAAAGCGTCGTGCGCGAGGGGCTGGCGATCGGCCTCGCCAAGCTGGCCGTCGGCGCCGTGGCGCTCGTGATCCTCATCCGCCGGGAATTCGGCCGCCCGGCGCCGCTGGTGCCGCTGGACCTCCTGGCGATCCCGATCTTCGGCCTGTCGATCGCCACCTCGGTGGTCTCGTTCGCGGCGCAGATGCTGGCCTACGTCTCCCTGCCCTTCTACTTCCAGACCGTGCTCGGCCACTCGGCGGTGCAGACGGGTTTCCTGATGACGCCCTGGCCGCTGGCCGTCGGCGTCGCCGCGCCCCTGGCTGGACGCCTCGCCGACCGCTTCCCGGCCGGCCTGCTGGGCGGGATCGGACTTGGCCTGCTCGCCGTCGGCCTCGCCTTCCTGTCCAACCTCCATCCCGGCGCGCCGGACTGGCAGATCGTCTGGCGCATGGCGCTCTGCGGCCTGGGTTTCGGCTTCTTCCAGTCACCGAACAACCGGGCGATGCTCTCGTCCGCCCCGCTGCACCGCTCGGGCGCGGCGGGCGGCATGCTGGCCACCGCGCGCCTCCTCGGCCAGACCGCGGGCGCGCTCGCCGTCGCGGTCTTCTTCCACCTGGCCGGAACCCACGCCACGACGCTGGCCCTGATGAGCGCGGCGGGGGTGGCTGCCCTCGCGGCTTGCGTCAGCCTGCTTCGCCTGCGGATCGCGCCAAGCGCCCCGCGCGAGGAGGTCGGGCCGGTGGTCGCCGGTTCTTAGCCCACCATCCGGTCGCGGCCTTCCCAGTAGGGCTTGCGCAGCTCGCGGCGGAGCACCTTGCCGGACGGGTTGCGGGGCAGGGCGTCGATGAAGTCCACCGACTTCGGGGCCTTGTAGGCGGCGATCCGCTGGCGGGCCCAGGCGATGATCTCCTCGGGTCGGGGATCGGCGCCGGGCGCGCGGACGACGATCGCTTTCACCGCCTCGCCCCAGCGAGCGTCGGGCACGCCGATGACCGCGGCGTCGGCGACGCCGGGGCAGCCCAGGATCGCGTTCTCCACCTCGGCCGGATAGACGTTCTCACCGCCCGAGACGATCATGTCCTTCACCCGGTCGTGGACGAAGAAGAACCCGTGCTCGTTGCGGTAGCCGGCGTCGCCGGTGCGCAGCCAGCCCTCGGGTGTGACGGTCTCGGCGGTGGCCTCGGGCCGGTTCCAGTAGCCGGCCATGACGATCTCGCCGCGGATGGCGATCTCGCCGATCTCGCCGGGCCCGACCTCGCGGCCCCCGTCGTCCATGATCGTCACCTCGAGGGTCGGCCAGGGCTTGCCGCAGGAGCGCAAGAGCTCGCCCTCGTGGGCGTCGGGCGGCAGGTAGGAGCCGGCGCCCGTGGTCTCGGTCATGCCGTAGAACTGGATGAAGCCGCAGCCGAACCGCTGCTTGGCCTCGGCCAGCAGCGCCTCGCTGATCGGCGAGGCGCCGTAGGCGATGGTCTTCAGGGCGGAAAAGTCCGCCGATGCGATCTCCGGCTGCTGCAGCAGCATGTTGATCATAGCCGGGGCCAGGAAGATGTGGGCGACCCGCTCCTCCTGCATCGTGCGCAGCACCTCGGCCGGCTTGAACTCCGGCATGACGATCACCCGCCCGCCGGCCGCCAGGCCCGCGAAGCTGATGTTGGTCCCGGCCACGTGGAACAGCGGCATGACGATCAGCACCGTGTCGTCGGCGCCGTAGTCGAAGCCCTCGACCTGCGTCCGCAGCTTCAGGAAGGCGGCGTAGTTGGCGTTGTTGAGCCGCACGCCCTTGGGCAGGCCGGTAGTGCCGGAGGTGTAGAGCTGCAGCACGTCGTCGGCGTGGACGGGGGTGTGCGCCGGGCCGGCGGGGGCGGCGTCGCGCAGCGCCTCGTAGCTCTCGATCCCCGGCCGGCTGTCGCCGACCCCGATCAGGCGGATCGGCCGGTCGACCTGGCTGACCACCTCCTGCGCCACGTCGAAGAAGTCCGGGGTGACGAAGAACAGGTCCGCGCCGCTGTCCTTCAGGATGAAGGCGATCTCCGGCGGGGCGAGGCGGCTGTTGATCGGCGCCAGGCAGGCGCGCGCCCGCGCCGCGCCGAAGAAGATCTCGAAGAACGCTTCCGAGCCCCGGCCCAGCCATGACACCCGGTCGCCCGGCTTGACCCCGGCGGCGGCCAGGAGGCCCGCCACCCTGTCGGCGCGGCGATCGAGTTCGGCGTAGGTGAGGGTGCGGCCCTCGACCTCGACCGCCGGCTTGTCGCCGAAGGCGTTGGCCTGGGCGGCGGGGATGTCGGCCAGGATACGGATCGCGTCGCTCATGACGCGACGCTAGCTCAGCACCCTCCATGCGCCAACGGCGCCTTTGGGTGAGGCTCCGGCCTGGCCTCGAAGGCTCAGGCCGGCGGGTCCTGGTTCACCTCGCCACGAGGCCTCGGGCCCACCGGGGTCGGGATGCGGTGCTTGATGCGGCGGACCTTCACGACCGTGAAGTTCGGCGTGGGGCGCACTGCGCGGTGCAGCGACGTCATGGCTCTCCTCTCCATGCTGACGCTGCGAAAAAGCGGGGTCGGCGGAAGGGTTCCGCCGGCCCGCCGTCTCAGTGCAGTTTGAGCCGCACGAAGCCCATGGCGCCCCCGGGCTCTGACCGGCCGTAGAGCGCCTTCAGTTCGCCGGGGACGAAGTTGACCGCATAGAGGCCGCCGAGGCCGACGCTCACGTGCTCGCTGACTGGGAAGTCGCGGACCGCGCCGAGCGACACCTTGCCGACGGTGAAGGTGGGGCCGTGGTGGCCGCCCGTGAACACCAGCTCGTCGGTGTCGATCCGCTCCGCGCGGCCGAAGACGGTCCAGGCCGGGTTCAGCCTGACGGCGCTCTCCAGGGCGAAGGCGTCGAGGTCCTGGTGCTCGGCGCTGCGGCGGCCCCAGGCGGCGGTGGTGGACCACCAGCCGTCCGCGCCGAACGGCACAGTGTAGATGGCGCTGGCCGACCACTTGCGCACATCGGTGTCCGGATCGAGTTGCTCGGGGCTCTTCACGTCCGCCCACGAGGCCTGCAGGGACCAGTTCGCCGTCGGATTGTAGGAGAGGCGCAGGGCCGTGGAGTCGAGCGTCGCGTGCTCGATGTCGAAGCGGTGCTCGTCCGGTTCGCGACCGCGGAAGCGTGAGGCCTCGACCTTCCAGTTGTCGTGCACATAGCCGGCGGTGACGACGCCGAAGACGATGTGGGTGGAGTCCAGCCAGTGGTGGCTGATCGGCGCCTCCGGACTGTCCATGATCGACGCCCGGTGCATGAAGGCCGGCGGCCCGAACGCTGGCTCGCCCGGCAGGCCCGCGTAGAGGAAGACGCTGTCCTTTTCCGTCAGGCGATAGGCGTAGGCGCCCGAAAGCTCCATGAAGAGGTCGTGCGGGTGCTGGCGGTCGACGAGCGGCGTCACGCCGTCCGCCGTCTCGCCGGTGGCGAGCAGCTCCGGATAGCCGCGCTTGCCCATGAACGGGTCGGGACTCAGCATCGCCCGAAACTGCAGCGTGCCATGGTCGCCGATCTCGCGGCGCGCCGAGCTCATGATCATGCCGGAGACGAAGCCCTTGTCGTCGCCGCGGGGACCGTCCTGCCACGAGTAGACGCCGTCGATCGTGGCGTGGGCCATGACCATCCACGGGCCGTACATCAGGTGCAGGCCCTCATGGGTCGAGGCGTCCGGCTGCCAAGAGGTGCCGGAGGCCTCCCGCGTCATGGCGTAGGAGCCGAGCGCGCCCTGGCTCATGGCGTGGCCGGCGTGCGTCATGCCGGGCATTTCGTCCATCTCGCCCATGTCCATCTTCGAATGGTCCATCTGGGAATGGTCCATCTGGGAATGATCCATGTCGGGCCGATCCATCCCGGAGTGCTCCATGGGGGGCGCCGCCTGCTGGTTCGTGGGCTGGGCCATGGCCGGAGCGGCGAGAAGGGCCAGGGCGGCGGTGGTGGCGAAGAGGCGCGTCATCGGTTGGTTCGCTCCAGAAGCTCGATCAATTCGGCGGCTTTCCTGCGCTGTTCTTCCCTGTCCCCGCTGACGATCGCCCCCTCGATGCAGTGGCCGAGGTGGTCCTTGAGAAGCTCGTGCTCCACCTTCTGGAGGGCCGCCCGCACCGCCTGGACCTGGGTCAGGATGTCGATGCAGTAGCGGTCCTCCTCGACCATGCGGGCGATGCCCCGCACCTGGCCTTCCACGCGTTTGAGGCGATTGAGCAGCCCCGGTTTGTTGTCGCGCTTCATGGGCGGAAGTCCTTCTCGTCAGCGGCTCGGAACATATACCCCCGCCGGGTAATTGCAAGATGCCCCCATGGGGTATATCTCTCCGGGCCGGGAGAATGCGAATGTCCGATCACGCCCACCATCACCACGACCACGCCGCGCCGGCCGACGACGGCAAGACGGCGACCGATCCGGTCTGCGGGATGAAGGTCAACCCGAACACCACGCCCCATCACGCCGAGCACGCGGGCGAGACCTTCCATTTCTGCTCCAACGGCTGCCGGACCAAGTTCGAAGCCGACCCCGTGAAATATCTCGAGAAGGAGAGCCGTCCGGCCGAGCCGCCGCCGCCTGCCGGGACCATCTACACCTGCCCGATGCACCCGCAGATCCGCCAGGAAGGGCCGGGTTCGTGCCCGATCTGCGGCATGGCGCTCGAGCCGGAGCTGATCACCGCCGACGCCGGACCGAACCACGAGCTGGCCGACATGAGCCGGCGGTTCTGGATCGGCCTCGTGCTCACGGTTCCGGTGTTCGCGCTGGAGATGGCCGGCCACTTCCTCGACCTGCACCGCTACCTCTCGCCCACCGCATCGAACTGGATCCAGTTCGCGCTCTCGACGCCTGTGGTGCTGTGGGCGGGCGCTCCGTTCTTCGCCCGCGGCTGGGCCTCGCTGCGGACCCGCAACCTCAACATGTTCACCCTGATCGCCATGGGCGTGGGCGTGGCCTGGCTCTACAGCGTGGCGGCGATCCTGGCGCCCGGCGCCTTCCCGCCGGCGTTCCGAGGCATGGACGGCGCGGTGCCGGTCTACTTCGAGGCCGCGGCGGTGATCACCGTCCTGGTGCTGCTCGGCCAGGTGCTGGAGCTGCGCGCCCGCGACCAGACCTCCGGCGCCATCCGCGCCCTCCTCAACCTCGCGCCCAAGACCGCCCGGCGCATCAAGGCCGACGGCTCCGACGAGGAGGTAACGCTCGACCTCATCCAGGTCGGCGACCGCCTGCGCGTGCGACCCGGCGAGAAGGTGCCGGTCGACGGCGTCCTGACCGAGGGCCGCGTCTCCATCGACGAGAGCCTGGTCACCGGCGAATCCATGCCGGTCACCAAGGAGACGGGCGCCCAGGTGATCGCCGGCTCGATCAACAAGACCGGCTCCTTCGTCATGCGCGCCGAGAAGGTCGGCGCCGACACCCTGCTGTCGCGCATCGTCCAGATGGTCGCCGAGGCCCAGCGCAGCCGCGCGCCGATCCAGCGCATGGCCGACCGGGTGTCCGGCTGGTTCGTGCCGGCGGTGATCGCGGTGGCGGTGATCGCCTTCGCCGCCTGGGCGCTGGTCGGGCCGGAGCCGCGCTTCGGCTATGCCCTGGTGGCGGCGGTCTCGGTGCTGATCATCGCCTGTCCCTGCGCCCTCGGCCTCGCCACGCCGATGTCGATCATGGTCGGGGTGGGACGCGGGGCCCACGCCGGCGTGCTGATCAAGAACGCCGAGGCCCTCGAGCGCTTCGAGAAGATCGACACCCTGGTGGTCGACAAGACCGGCACCCTGACAGAGGGGCGCCCGGCGGTCACCCAGATCGCGCCGGCCGCCGGCTTCGACCAGCCGGGCCTCCTGCGCCTGGCCGCCAGCCTGGAGCGCGGCAGCGAACATCCCCTGGCCGACGCCATCCTGCGCGCCGCCCAGGAGCGCAGCCTCGACCTCGCCGAGGCGAGCGACTTCGACTCCCCCGTCGGCAAGGGCGTCACCGGCGTGGTGGAGGGCCGGCGGGTGGCGCTCGGCGGGGCCCGCCTGATGGAGGAGCAGGGCGTCGACCTCTCGCCCCTGGCCGACCGCGCCGAGGCCCTGCGCCGCGAGGGCGCCACCGCCGTGTTCGCCGCCGTCGACGGCCGCCTGGCCGGCGTGCTCGCCATCGCCGACCCGGTGAAGGCCACGACGCCCGAGGCCGTCGCCCAGCTCAAGGCGGAGGGCGTGCGCCTCGTCATGATGACCGGCGACAACCGCACCACCGCGCTCGCCGTCGCCCAGCGGCTCGGCATCGAGGAGGTCGAGGCCGAGGTCCTGCCGGAGGACAAGGCCAAGGTGGTCCAGAAGCTGCGCGCCGAGGGCCGCTCGGTGGCCATGGCCGGCGATGGGGTCAACGACGCCCCGGCGCTCGCCGCCGCCGAGGTGGGCGTGGCCATGGGCGCGGGCGCCGACGTCGCCATCGAGAGCGCCGGCGTCACCCTGCTGAAGGGTGACCTGCAGGGGCTGGTGAAGGCGCGGCGGCTGTCGCAGGCGGTGATGCGCAACATCCGCCAGAACCTGGTGTTCGCCTTCGTCTACAACGTCGCGGGGGTGCCGCTGGCGGCCGGCGTGCTCTATCCAGCCATGAACCTGCTGCTGTCGCCCCAGATCGCCGCGGCCGCCATGGCGCTGTCTTCGGTGAGCGTCATCGGCAATGCGCTGAGGCTGAGGGCGGCGAAGCTCTAGAGGGAGGGCGGATGCTCTATCTGCTGATCAAGGCCGGGATCTCCGGCGTCATCATCGCGGTGGTGTCGGAGGTGGCCAAGCGCAGCCCGGGTTTCGGCGCTCTCATCGCCTCCCTGCCGCTGGTCTCGGTGCTCGGCATGATGTGGCTGTGGCGGGACACGAGCGATCCGGAGCGCCTCGCGGCCCACGCCGGGGCCACCTTCTGGTACGTGCTCCCCTCGCTGCCGATGTTCCTGGCGATCCCGGCCATGCTCCGGCGCGGCATGCCGTTCTGGCCGGCCCTGGGCCTCGGCTGCCTTCTGACCATCGGCCTCTACCTCGCCATGACCTGGGCCGGGCCGCGCTTCGGCCTGAAGTTGTAGGCACGTCCCGCGGTTTACGTAGAAGCCCGTAAGGGTTCGTCCCGAATTTCCCATGACGCGGGTCGAACGTAGCTTCTGGTCATCGAACCGGAGCCGCCGCCATGACCCTCGCCTACCCCTTCGACGACGCCCGCACCTCCATCCAGTCGCAGAACCTGACCGAGGTCATGGATCGCCTGGGCGTGCGCATGACCTTCGCCAAGGACGAGGAAGTCTACGCCCAGGAAGAAGACGCCGACCTGGTCTACCGGGTCGTGTCGGGCGTGGTGCGGACGACCCGCCTGCTCTCCGACGGCCGCCGCCAGGTGGGCGACTTCTACCAGACGGGCGACCTGTTCGGCCTCGAGGTCGGCGCCCAGCACCGCTACTCGGCCGAAGCGCTCTGCGACTGCACCATCCAGGTGGTCAAGCGCTCGTCGCTGAAGGCCCAGGCGGACGAAGGCGAGCTCGACCGGGCGATCTGGGAAG is a window encoding:
- the glcF gene encoding glycolate oxidase subunit GlcF translates to MRTHFSPEQLADPDYARSQQALRKCVHCGFCTATCPTYVLTGDERDSPRGRIELIRTMLEKGGRPTKEMVTHVDRCLSCLACTTTCPSGVDYAQLIGHARAYIEDHHRRPPWERLLRWLIPAVMTNPHRLKAALALGRSVQHLEPWFHRLRLGPIAALLRLVPSPMKPPRGPGTYPAVEARRGRVILLQGCVEPAMAPQVREAAVRLLARAGYDVVLAAGEGCCGALSEHLGRTEEARGMARKNVLAWGHVAPDAIVTTAAGCGTTLKAYGHLLGEAGAPVAAKARDILEFLAEVGLPPLADRPRLSVAYHAPCSLQHGQKVTTAPARLLAEAGFDVRAVPEGHLCCGSAGVYNILQPEFANQLRDRKAANIVRTGALVVAAGNVGCIAQIAPAVQAPVVHPVELLDWATGGPRPASLDQVVAGAART
- a CDS encoding glutathione S-transferase family protein; amino-acid sequence: MKLHQSVGPNPRVVKMFIAEKGVDVPRVEVDLMGGENRQDPYKGKNPAGQTPCLELDNGAYLSEITAICEYLEEKHPTPALIGSTPEERAQTRMWTRRVDLKICEPMANGFRFAEGLPLFKDRMLTVPEASPGLKAMAKDGEQWLESQFKGPWICGDRFSLADILLFGFIDFGFQVGQPLDPGFAKLTDWYNRVKARPSAAASA
- a CDS encoding MFS transporter, which gives rise to MQTPASDTDAQASPATPDGLPIPRRYWSMATIWLAMAMSVLDGAIANVALPTIARELNASAASSIWIVNAYQLAITVTLLPLAALGDKLGYRRVYMAGLAVFTAGSLGCALSHTLTELTAARVLQGLGAGGIMSINAALVRFTYPKRLLGRGIGLNALVISISAAIGPTVASAILSVASWEWLFAINVPIGAVAIAIASRALPRTVGSGKRMDFVAAGLNAVAFGFLILGAESVVREGLAIGLAKLAVGAVALVILIRREFGRPAPLVPLDLLAIPIFGLSIATSVVSFAAQMLAYVSLPFYFQTVLGHSAVQTGFLMTPWPLAVGVAAPLAGRLADRFPAGLLGGIGLGLLAVGLAFLSNLHPGAPDWQIVWRMALCGLGFGFFQSPNNRAMLSSAPLHRSGAAGGMLATARLLGQTAGALAVAVFFHLAGTHATTLALMSAAGVAALAACVSLLRLRIAPSAPREEVGPVVAGS
- a CDS encoding long-chain-fatty-acid--CoA ligase; its protein translation is MSDAIRILADIPAAQANAFGDKPAVEVEGRTLTYAELDRRADRVAGLLAAAGVKPGDRVSWLGRGSEAFFEIFFGAARARACLAPINSRLAPPEIAFILKDSGADLFFVTPDFFDVAQEVVSQVDRPIRLIGVGDSRPGIESYEALRDAAPAGPAHTPVHADDVLQLYTSGTTGLPKGVRLNNANYAAFLKLRTQVEGFDYGADDTVLIVMPLFHVAGTNISFAGLAAGGRVIVMPEFKPAEVLRTMQEERVAHIFLAPAMINMLLQQPEIASADFSALKTIAYGASPISEALLAEAKQRFGCGFIQFYGMTETTGAGSYLPPDAHEGELLRSCGKPWPTLEVTIMDDGGREVGPGEIGEIAIRGEIVMAGYWNRPEATAETVTPEGWLRTGDAGYRNEHGFFFVHDRVKDMIVSGGENVYPAEVENAILGCPGVADAAVIGVPDARWGEAVKAIVVRAPGADPRPEEIIAWARQRIAAYKAPKSVDFIDALPRNPSGKVLRRELRKPYWEGRDRMVG
- a CDS encoding metal-sensitive transcriptional regulator, coding for MKRDNKPGLLNRLKRVEGQVRGIARMVEEDRYCIDILTQVQAVRAALQKVEHELLKDHLGHCIEGAIVSGDREEQRRKAAELIELLERTNR
- a CDS encoding heavy metal translocating P-type ATPase, whose translation is MSDHAHHHHDHAAPADDGKTATDPVCGMKVNPNTTPHHAEHAGETFHFCSNGCRTKFEADPVKYLEKESRPAEPPPPAGTIYTCPMHPQIRQEGPGSCPICGMALEPELITADAGPNHELADMSRRFWIGLVLTVPVFALEMAGHFLDLHRYLSPTASNWIQFALSTPVVLWAGAPFFARGWASLRTRNLNMFTLIAMGVGVAWLYSVAAILAPGAFPPAFRGMDGAVPVYFEAAAVITVLVLLGQVLELRARDQTSGAIRALLNLAPKTARRIKADGSDEEVTLDLIQVGDRLRVRPGEKVPVDGVLTEGRVSIDESLVTGESMPVTKETGAQVIAGSINKTGSFVMRAEKVGADTLLSRIVQMVAEAQRSRAPIQRMADRVSGWFVPAVIAVAVIAFAAWALVGPEPRFGYALVAAVSVLIIACPCALGLATPMSIMVGVGRGAHAGVLIKNAEALERFEKIDTLVVDKTGTLTEGRPAVTQIAPAAGFDQPGLLRLAASLERGSEHPLADAILRAAQERSLDLAEASDFDSPVGKGVTGVVEGRRVALGGARLMEEQGVDLSPLADRAEALRREGATAVFAAVDGRLAGVLAIADPVKATTPEAVAQLKAEGVRLVMMTGDNRTTALAVAQRLGIEEVEAEVLPEDKAKVVQKLRAEGRSVAMAGDGVNDAPALAAAEVGVAMGAGADVAIESAGVTLLKGDLQGLVKARRLSQAVMRNIRQNLVFAFVYNVAGVPLAAGVLYPAMNLLLSPQIAAAAMALSSVSVIGNALRLRAAKL
- a CDS encoding DUF3147 family protein; this encodes MLYLLIKAGISGVIIAVVSEVAKRSPGFGALIASLPLVSVLGMMWLWRDTSDPERLAAHAGATFWYVLPSLPMFLAIPAMLRRGMPFWPALGLGCLLTIGLYLAMTWAGPRFGLKL
- a CDS encoding helix-turn-helix domain-containing protein: MTLAYPFDDARTSIQSQNLTEVMDRLGVRMTFAKDEEVYAQEEDADLVYRVVSGVVRTTRLLSDGRRQVGDFYQTGDLFGLEVGAQHRYSAEALCDCTIQVVKRSSLKAQADEGELDRAIWEATCRDLERAQDHVLLLGRKTAAEKVATFLMDLASRGEAEAIDLPMGRQDIADYLGLTIETVSRMLTQLQSSKVVEFASCRQFRVRKWEVLERLAA